TCACAGCGCGATTAGTGGCGGTTTTGAACCACTCTGAAGAGTTGGGGGGAGAATTTCGCCTGTGGGTGAAGCGCGTCAGACACCGAGTGCAGGGCTTTGTATGTGGGAAGGGAGACTTTCAGTCCTAGAGGTCCATATAGAAACGTATATACTTCtacgatttttttttccccttagtgtCATCCAGCACTTTAAAACCTATTATTAAGGTTTGAACTAAATATATTctgctaatttttatttaaattaaactgtcGGAGCAGTACATGGATGTTGTCTTAGTTTAAGGATGAAAGTTGCTAAATATGGGCAAGTAAAATACTGTAGGTATTGCTGTCTGTATTAAAAGGTGGTTTACATTTCCTTATGTACCAGTATTAATTTAATTCCATCATACTTAAGCAAAAAAGTACTGGCTTCTAGGTTTTTAATTGAATTGTAACGTTCATCCAACAGCTGCTCGGTTTTAATTGTCTGTAAAAATGATGTTAACTTTCAAATAGCAAGAGAAGCTGTTGCGTGTCGTTAGAACCTAGTGAACATCACCCCCGGCCCCTGCGGCGCGCTCAGGCCGGTCTCTTCTCGTTTCCTCGCAGCACACGCTCATCGTCGCGGACACAGAAAATCTCCTGAAGGCCCCCACCATCGTGGGGAAAGCGGCGCTGAACCCCATCCTATTCCGAGGAGTCGGGTAAGCGAccggcagcgcggggcgggggcttTTCTTGGGGAAACCACGCAAAAAATACCGGTGTTGCTGTGAGGTAAGCGCAGGGCGAGCTGGCTGTGACTCTTGTCGAGCAATCTCGCTTGATTTCGGATAACGACAAAAAGAAAATCTCCTAAGCAGCTTAATTGTTGACTTAGCAGTGTTTCTGGATGTAAATTAGCGAAGCTTGACTATATATCTCGAGGAAATATTTCATTTCGTGGTGTGTggggttgcatccagagggtgaGGAGGTTCGCGTGGCCATGCGTTCCTCGGAGCATGGGGCGCtcggggggctctgggtgctgctcacAGCGCCTCTCCCTGCAAGGATGGTGGCTGACCCTGACAACCCGCTGGTGCTGGACATCCTGACTGGCTCTTCCACCTCTTACTCCTTCTTCCCGGATAAGCCCATTACTCAGGTACGCCCGGTtactctttctcctcttctgggCTACACTGCAACTAAACCCTTCAAATTTCAACAACTAAACACCGTCCTAAATGCATTCCCTTTCAGTACCCGCACGCAGTCGGGAAGAACACCCTCCTGATCGCGGGACTCCAAGCCCGGAACAACGCCCGTGTTGTTTTCAGCGGCTCCCTGGATTTCTTTAGCGATGCCTTCTTCAATTCCGCCGTGCAGAAAGCTACCCCTGGCTCCAAGAGGTACGTTGGATTCCCACCGTCCCTGGCTGAGGAATATTTGGGGAGttgtttgaagaaaatactgGGAAACAGGCAAAAAATAGTCATGTTTTGGGGGAAACAGCAGAGAACTTGAATTAAATTCTGGATGACCCTTTTTTTTGGCCTTGTGGAGCAAAACGCTTTGGGAAGCAGTTCCCTCCTTTAACCCTGGCTAGCTTTTTGTTACTTCCATATCTTTTAACGGTTCAATTTTTGGCATGCGGTGTATTTTGTTGGCGCAGCTGCCGTGCTTTCTCAGCCTTCCTTGGTCCGTAGGTACTCGCAGACGGGTAATTACGAGCTGGCCGTCGCCCTGTCCCGCTGGGTGTTCAAGGAGGAGGGAGTGCTGCGGGTGGGAGCCGTGTCCCACCACCGTGTGGGGGAACTCGCGCCTCCCAATGCCTACACCGTCACCGACCTCGTGGTAAGGCTGAGCCTGCGCCGTGGGAAGGAGGGGACGTGGGAGCTGAAAAAGGAATTTCGGAGAATTTGGGGTGGAGGTTCGTTTTCAGGCGTCGCTCATTAACTTCACGCGTTGCGGGTTGGTCGCAGGAGTACAGCATTGTGATCGAAAAGCTTTCTGACGGCAAGTGGGTCCCCTTCGACGGAGATGACATTCAGCTGGAGTTCGTCCGGATTGATCCGTTCGTGCGGACCTTCCTGAAGAGGAACGGTaggtttccctccccaccccggctCCGCTTTGGGGCTGTTTTCGCCCCTCAGTTTCCTCACGTCACTGGAATGTCACCGTCTCTTCCTCAGGCGGCAAATACAGCGTGCGGTTCAAGCTGCCGGACGTCTACGGTGTGTTCCAGTTCAAAGTGGATTACAACCGGCTGGGTTACACCCACCTCTACTCCTCTACCCAGGTAAGGCGGCGGGGATGAGTCGCTCCGGAGGGAAGGGTGCCCGGGTGCCGGGCTCACCGGGCGGCTCTCCCCCCACGCCAGGTGTCGGTGCGGCCCCTCCAGCACACGCAGTACGAACGGTTCATCCCCTCGGCGTACCCCTACTACGCCGGCGCCTTCTCCATGATGGTTGGACTCTTCATGTTCAGCATCGTCTTCCTGCAcatgaaggagaaggagaaatccGACTGAGCTCCCTGTGGGAGGAACGGCTTGTTCCCCGGCACCACTCGGGACCCCCGTCCGTAACCGTGTGAGGACTGGTAGGTGCCAGAGACGCTGTGGATTTGTGttttggtctttttatttttacacgtTGGGGGGATTAATAGGAACGAAAATgaaattttggggggaaaactgTCACCGAAGCATCTGCAAACCTGGAGCCGTGACGCGGATGAGTTCGCGCTGTTTGTCTCGCCCCGCCGTCGGGATGATTTTGGTTGGAGATTCGCTGCCTTTTTGAAATAAAGTCTCGTTCCTCTCCTGGGTGGAAGCGAAATGAATTCACCGCCTGGGGCTTTCGGCTGTGTCCCCCGGGGACGTGTCCCCACATCACCCTCGCGGCTCAGGGTGTTCGTGGGGGGGCTGTGCGGGAACAGTCGGACGACGCCGAGGCCGGAGCAGCCGAGAGGCAAAATGGGGAGCCTGGGGCgtgcagaggtgctggtggtgcccCGAAAACCACCCCGAAGGGTCCCCAGAGGCACAGCGAGGAAGACGGGGCACCCCAAAGGCCACACTCTGCCCCAAAAAGCAAAGAGGGGGGTTCAGGGACACCCCAAAAGTGTCACCGAGGGTCTTGGAGCCCCCCAAAATGCCcagggaggggtgtggggaggacAACGCAGCCGGAAGACGCGATGCTGGGAAAACCGGGGTGACACCGAGGGGCCGAAGGAGGGGCGGACATGGAGCGAGCGGCTTTCGGGGTGCGCCGGGGCTGTTTTGGGGTGAAAGACGGGGAAATGGAGGGCTGCGGGGGCGAGGATCCCGCGGGGCgaaggcggggagggggcgcaggccccgccccctcccgccgggcCCCCCGCTGATTGGTCGAGCGGCCCCGATTGACGGCCGGCTCCCgacccggcggggcgggcgcttTGCGACGGCGGTGCttgacggcggcggcggcacttggcggcggcgggggccggtggCGGAGGCGGCGGGTCGGCCATGCTGCTCACCGTGTTCTGCCTGCGCCGCGACCGCAGCGAGCTCACCTTCTCCCTCCAGGTGGACGCCGACTTCGAACTGCAGAACTTCCGAGCTCTCTGCGAGCTGGAGTCCGGTATCCCGGCGGCCGAGAGCCAGGTCAGGCCCTGCCCGccgaccgcccccccccccccccgccgtgagGAGCGGGAGGGGCCCGGGCCTCGCCCTCCGCCCCGGGTCTGGGGTCCCCTGGGCCGGGATCGGCTTTGTCCCCCCTTCAGCCCCCGGGccctccgccccgccgcctccccgagCTCGGGGGTTATTTGGGGGGGCGCCCTGTCTGGGTTCTGGGGAGAAACGCgtcctttttcccctcaaaatcctccccttcccctcaggagAGAGTTCCGGGTCTCCGGTGACTCGATGTCTTACCGGGGTCCCTCCGGGAAAGGTTCGGTCTGTTCCCGCGGTGGAGCTGAAAACgagaaaaaaaattggggggTTTTATTGAGTTTTCAGAGGAATTTGGTGTTTTAAGTGGGGAAGGGTTTGGATCGAGAGGAATGGGAGTCGGAGAGCGGGGAAGGTGGCGGCCGACGGTCCCCTCACACCCCGGGGAACGAGGCTGAAACCATTCCGGAAAGGGTTTATTGATCAGATAAAATTCCTGTCTGCGTCTAAGGTGGAAAAAGGCTGGTTGAggcttttttcccatcttttttttttcgtaCAGGTGCGGGGAGCGAACGGTGTGTCCGCCGGGTTCCCCCAGCAAAGAGCCGAATTCGGGGCTCGCTCGTCGCCAGCATGCCAGCACACACGGCGTGGGGGCGGCTCTCCTCCGTCTGTCCGGCCGTCTGGGATTTACTCACTGTTTTGGGTTCAGTCccacttttattttccttccttttttttttgtgaattttacCAGTTTGTTAGTGTAGGGGGGTTGCGTTGCAGGACAGGGCGATGTCGGCTCCTTTTCTCGGGGCGCTGGCTGCGCCTGGGGAGTTTTGTGGCGGTGGCTTTTTACTTCCTGAGCCTTTTCCGagttgaaattaataaaatatttttccagtcaAGCGAATATTAGTCAGCGATGGAAAAAGGGCTGAGGTGGATGTCTTCCCTCACTGAGCAGGTTCCTGACGCCTCCCCCGCGGTGTTTTGCTTTACCTTTGCCTTCGCCGAGCCTTTTATTTGGGGACGAGGGGTTGGTTTTGAGGGGGAAGCGGTCTCCAAAGCAGGGGTAGAAAATCAAGGTGAGGTGGATTTTcctttagggggaaaaaacctcttgATTTTTGGTAGGTAGAAAGAGAGAAACCACCTCACACAAAGGTTCCCTTCTGCTGCGCTCCAGCAGAGCCCCCCCGTGTCTGTGTGGCAGCCGCCAGAGAGGCACCCACGTTCCCTGCTGGGAACGGGGACAACCTCTACACGTGGGACTCTGCGAGCACACAGTGGCTCCTATACGTCTGGGTGTCTGGAGCGTAAACTCCTCGTCGTCAGCTTTGTCCCCGGTGTGTCAGAGCAACCCCTCAGCTCTGGGTCTGTTTTAGGACAATGAGGGGTCAGGGatttttctgcttatatttcGCTGGGAGTTAAACTGCTGCGGAGTTTTGTGATTTTATCGGCCGCAGGTAACAGGGATCAGCGCTGCGCTTTTTGTAGCCACCTCTGCTTCCCTTCTGCTCACCCATCTGCCGTTTATGCATCGTCTTGGttcctttcttttaatgttttctagCCATGTGTTTATTgttcctttctctcctgtttctacCCAGTGTTCGTGAAGTGTTTTGAGGACCTTCAGTGGGGAGAAAGTTCTAAAAATACAAGTTATCGGTGAAGCAGCTTGGTGTGTAGAACGATTTTGCGTGCTTAAACCATCCTCCACAAATAGGCAGTGTTACATTTACCAGACTTGGTGGTTTACTGCTGTTTTTCCATAACCAAGGCCCACGTTGTGTTAAAGGGGTCACGCTGGCACAAGAGAGGATTAATTTAATAGTAAATGTGTAGCGTGGAGCGAACCAGTGCTGTGTGTTAATCCCAGtcttattttctgctgttttgtggAATTCATTCCGGGTGCTGCAGTTTGGGGTGGAGGCGAGCAGGGGGCTGCGAGGTGTCTGAGGAATGGCTGCGGTCACAAAGTGGGGAGGGCGGCGTGAGATAACGGGGATGGCCGCTGCCGGGGTGCGGAGATAAGAGGAGCTGGGCAAGGAGAGGGGAAATAATTGGGCTCGCTGCGGTTTCCTCCACGTGTCAAGGCGGTGGCTTTTCTGGAGAGGGGTCAGGGAGGATCTGGGCAGAACCGTGTTCTTCTGGCAGCACTGTTTATTTCCTtcgtttctctttctttctgcgcCGTACATCTCCCATCCTTGGCTGTGCACAGGAAGATGTAACGGGTTCTGAGTTTGCGTTGATTTACGGTTGCTGGTCATATCTGGTGTTCTTGATGGGGGTTTCTCGCTCCATAAACAGGTTCTACCCTACGGCATCGTGCAAAATGCAGCTGTCGTGCGGTATCAATGCTTGCATCCCTGCCCAGGTCACCTCCAGAAGAGCCCGTGTCCGGTACCTGGCCAGCCTTCTAAAATATGCTACAAACCAGATAATCAAAACGCAGCAAAATTAAATCAGTTTGTTTTAACAGCAGAGCGGAATGGGTCAAAAGTATATTAAGCCGTGCTGCTAATGGATGTAGCGTGAGCGCCGAGCGCTTAATTCATTGTCTGAGGTGTTAAGGCCGAATGCTCATAAATCCAATCCCAGCAAGACGACAGAGGTAAAACCTCACTTAAACTGATTAACTTGTCTCTTCCAGAGTGTCTGCGCAGGGAAACTGCCATTTAAGATTTGGGCTTGCAGCTGGGATTTATTACAAGCTTGCTTTCTCTGCGGGCAGCAGCGTTACTGAGTCAGGCCGGGTGGGACGCGTCCGGTAACGTGAGAGGATGCACTGGGACTCTTCCCGTCACACGCTAGCCTTAATTATACCGGTAATGTCTTGCAAACCGCCAGAGCAGAGACTGTGCGCCTTAATAGAGCTTGCAAACGGACCTGTGTTTGCACCCAGTCTGGCGCAATAGCGCTGAGGCTGTTAAATGTGTGGCTGATGAGAAGGTAGGAAGCTCGTGCTTGTTCCTAATCGCGTATGTTTCTCTCCTTCTGATGGCTCTGGTTGCTGTTGTACATGGttcttattatttttgcttcttctgtCTTGTCTTACTATGGCACCACCACTCTTCCAGTGCATTAGTGGGATTGTCTGTAATATTTCTGAGTAGCTGCATTAAAGCAGGGAAAGTCTGTAGCGTCTTCCAGTCCTTAAGACGTGTAGTAATTGTATTTTTTGGATCTTCTTTTTGGATCTGCTACGTGCGATAGCATCGAGTAGAGCCATAGCCCGTCCAGGCAAGGACTGTGAAAGCTTCTCCCACGCGGCTTTGCCAGTCCCGACCTGCGGCAAACCTGTTGTTGCTGAACCAGCCTTTTCCAGACCCAGAGAGACGCGGGTCTTGCTAAACGAGGTGGTAAACGTGAAATTCAATCGTATGCCTGACGGGTTGAGGCTGAGTTCTTTGGCGTTTCTTGCTTTGGACTCCTGCCAGGGGTAGGAGGCTGCTGAACCGATCTGCCCGGTCTCATCGTGCTCCCATGAAGGCACAGAAACCTTCACGTTTAGCAGATACCATTTCTGGGAACTTCTGTTCccataaagcatttctttctttattttcatttttttggcttCCTGCGATTTAGGACATCTGTAGGTATTACAGATCTAATGTTAACAGAAATATTCCCATGGTGATTATTCCTTTTTATCTCAACATGGTTTTATGTTTAATCTGCGGACCCCTTGTTAAGTCAGGTTATCATAATAGAGAATGATGTGACTTTGTGTTTTATAGTCAAAAGAAATGAATTCCCTGCCATGGACTGACTGCAGGCTCGGAAGTGGTGTCTTTGGGTGCTGAACCTTCGAGCCTGGATAGAGTTACATCACTGAAGTAAACTGGAAATCACTAAGCTAATCACTGAGGTCCCTGTAAAACTGGTTATTCTGGGGAACGGTGTTGTTGGGAAAAGGCAGAGATCATAGATATTGGACTGGATCATCCATGGATCTACCCTGACGGACACTGCCTGCACGTGTGCAGTCGGTCCTTGGTCAGTAGGTGCTGATGTGGGGAGAGATAACGCTGTAGGAGACGTCTGTGACTTGTGTAATCGTAGAGATTGGATGTTGGAAACGTGTGGCAAACAGCCCTGGAGCAAggcttgctttcttctcaaaCTCCTGGCCTCTAATTAAGAGAGACCAGCCCTTCTCCAAGATGCTGAGTTTCGAGAAACCATTGCTGGGTTTCGGTAAGACCGACTCTGTGTCATTGTCCAACCGCTTACCTGTTGAGGTCTCTCTGTGCCTGAGGTAGAGGTGCTTTGGCGGGGCCTGCCCGTGGCGAGAATTGCACGCCTTCCCTTCTGAAGCTTGAGATGGGTCCAGAGGATTTACTGGaacactttcattaaaaaaaaaaaaaaaaaaaaaaggcaagatgtcTGCTTTGTCACGCGCGGTGTTTTTCACTGCACTCTCTCCATGAACAGATAGTCTATGCGGAGCGGCCTCTAACCGACAACAACAGATCTTTGGCCTCCTATGGCTTGAAAGACGGGGACGTGGTGATCTTGCGACAGAAAGAGACcgtagagccgcggccctccatCCGCTTCCCAGGTGAGAAAGGATTTGTGCTAACTTCTGCTCTTAGAGCATCCAAAGATCTTGATATTTATCAAACACCAACTCTGTCTCTTCTCAGTCTCCTTTAGCACCTCGCTGGGCAAAACACTTAGGAAGGAGAGCGGCTAGGGATGAGGCAGGGGGCTTTTAAAATTGGCTAAAGGGCttgttatttaatgttttttttttttaattctaaggaAGTGAATGCTATTTTACTATTCTTTTGGGGAAATACAGAGAAAGTGAGGAAGGTAACTGGTTCAGAACTAAAGGTGTGTGACTTTTCATACGACCGCTGGTTCCCTTCCCGCTCGGTGTAATGGTGCAATGATCTGCAGTCTGTGCGGCTCCGGCACGATAAAAAGGCTGTTGCGATGCGCGCTGTGAATCTGTACCGTGACAGATACCCAGAAAACACGCCTCTTAACGAACCCAGTTACGCAATTGTGCGTACATGCGAAGGACTCCTCAGATAACATCTGAGTGGAGCCCTGCTCCTCTGTCCTGCCTTCTGCAGCAATTCCTAGCAATTCCTCATCATAAAATATCGCTGGCGAAGAAGGTACCGCTGGCTGAGAAGGGCTTGGGAGCGTTGCTTGAGGTCCTCATCCTCCTGCCTCAGCTGGAGGATTGGTGCCTGCAATGCAGGTCTGCAGAAAtggtacttttctttttttttcccccctgctttttttttttttttaatccgggAGATTCAGAAGTGCCTTAGAGACGCTGGGTTTAGCCTCACGATCCCCCCGTGTGGTATTCACGTTTGTGAAGCTGGAAATAACTAGTCTGCGATTCAGTCAGTGCATTTCAGGGGATAAAAACTGGGCCAGATAGAAGGCTAGAGCAGTTACAGAAATACACGCTAGCATTCCTAACCCACTAACCCAAGCACGTGGCCATGCTTCCAACGTGAATTGCTGTTTGCAGAAAACAGTCTAATACTGTAGCATTAAGAGCGGCTCATCCTTCCCGCggtttttccactgtgtttttcaCGCAGAATTGTAAATGTGAAGCGCCGACAcctctgactttttttcccttcaaggtCTGCCGAGGATAGACTTCAGCAGCATCGCGGTTCCTGGGACGTCCACTCAGCAGCACCAGCCACCAGCACAGCGAATTCGCCCGTCACCTCCCGATGCGCCTTCGTTCCCTCAGGGTTTGGACAATCCGGCGCTGCTACGGGAGATGTTGCTTGCGAATCCCCACGAGTTGTCCCTGCTGAAGGAACGCAATCCACCCTTGGCAGAGGCGTTGCTCAGTGGAGACCTCGGTAAGTTGGGTTATTAATCAGCGGGAGGTGGCTTTAAATCTGTTTGAGCTCAGTTCTACTAAAAGGCGGGCACAGGTTTTTAACTAGCTGGGATGTTCGCTGCCAGCTCATTGACGATGCTGAGAAATAGTGTGGGTTAGGAGTACTCAAGGCAGAGTTCCTCGCTTAACAAGACTGTTTCTTGCAAGCTGGGAGTATTTCTCCTGCTTGGCTTCTTTAATATCCTATCTCCCCCGCTTTGAAATAGCGGATGCACAGATAAGTCGAGTTTCTATGAATGGCTCAGCTCCCAATTTGTATGTGAAGACTCCCTGAATTCATGTTTTCCAGTAACAGCGTTGTGTTTGCTGCATCCCAGAGGCCACTGAGACCTCAACAGAGAGCAGTACGCCAAAAAAACAACTCTATCCCTAACGGTTAGCTGCTATGGAAGTGGACAccagaaagggagaggaaaaagtaaatgGTGCCTTTCGGGAACTTTTCCAGTAGCAGTAGTAATAAATGTTTAAGCCTGTTAATCTTGAAGGTGTTCACATATTTTGGGCACAGTTGGAGTCCGGTACCGTGTCCTTCGCTTCCTCTGCAGGCGAGCAGCTGATGTTGGTCCCTCATTCTTCACGTAATGAAAGCGTTGAACTCTAGTGTCCGTTCAGTATGAAAACAAGGTGGTGGTTTGAGCGTCAGAGGATGCGCTTCCAAACCTCTGCAAGACCTTTAGTTAGAAAATAAATCCTGTTGAGTTTGGGGAAATGAA
This is a stretch of genomic DNA from Larus michahellis chromosome 16, bLarMic1.1, whole genome shotgun sequence. It encodes these proteins:
- the DDOST gene encoding dolichyl-diphosphooligosaccharide--protein glycosyltransferase 48 kDa subunit, with protein sequence MAAAALRLWWLLAVAAAGAEGGPRTLVLLENGNLRDTHSLFFRSLADRGFDLTFRTADDAGLSLIKYGEFLYDNLIIFSPSIEDFGGNINVETITAFIDGGGSVLVAASSDIGDPLRELGSECGIEFDEERTAVIDHHNYDISDPGQHTLIVADTENLLKAPTIVGKAALNPILFRGVGMVADPDNPLVLDILTGSSTSYSFFPDKPITQYPHAVGKNTLLIAGLQARNNARVVFSGSLDFFSDAFFNSAVQKATPGSKRYSQTGNYELAVALSRWVFKEEGVLRVGAVSHHRVGELAPPNAYTVTDLVEYSIVIEKLSDGKWVPFDGDDIQLEFVRIDPFVRTFLKRNGGKYSVRFKLPDVYGVFQFKVDYNRLGYTHLYSSTQVSVRPLQHTQYERFIPSAYPYYAGAFSMMVGLFMFSIVFLHMKEKEKSD